One Chloroflexota bacterium genomic window, TGGCGGCGGCGCGGCAGGCGGCGGACATGTCCCCGGTCCCGGCGCGTGTCGTGCCGACGACGTCGCTGCCGCAGGGCATCGCGGCGATGCTCGCCTTCTCCCCCGTCGGCAACCTCGACGGCAACGCCGAGTCCATGGCGGAGGGCGCCGAATCGTTGGTCGACGGCGAAGTCGTCACCGCCGTCCGCGACGCCGCCATCGACGGCGCGCAGGTGCGGGCGGGCGAGGTGATGTCGCTGCTGCGAGGCAAGCTGGCGGCCTCCGCGCCAACGGTGCAGGAGGCTCTCGTCGCCCTGGTGCGCGCGGCGGAGCCGGAGGAGGGTTCACTGGTCACGCTCTACTGGGGCGGCGACGTCACCCACGGCGACGCCCTCATCGCCGCTGACGCGCTCGCGAGCGTGGCGGACGGCCTCGATGTCGAGGTGGTCTACGGCGGGCAGCCGCACTACCACTACCTGGTGTCCATAGAGTAGGGGCGCGACTGGAGACTGGCAAAGCAAAAGGGCCCCGCACCTTGGAGCGGGGCCCTCATCATGTCACCAGCAAAACGTTATGCCTTCTTGGACCTCGTGCGCCTGGTAGTAGTGTCCGGGGCGCCCTCGTCCAGCGAGGGGCCGGCCGCCTTGCGGAACTCCTTGATGGCGGAGCCCATTGACTTTGCAAGCTGCGGCAGCCTCGTCGCGCCGAAGAGCAGCAGGACAATGAACAGGACCAGAATGATCTCGGGCAGGCCGAACCCGCCTCGGAATAGCCCAAACACGTTGCACCTCTCTCCGGCCGGTTCCCGTTCAATTGGCCGGCCGCTACCGTAAAGATTCTCTCAGATTGTCAATAGGGCCGCAACCTAGGCCTCAGGCCGCACCACCGGCAGCAGTGCGACGGCCAGCACTTCGTCCATGTTCTCGACGGGGACGAAGGTCAGTGTGCGCCGCACCTGCGTCGGCACGTCCTCCAGGTCGCGGTTGTTCTTCTTCGGCAGCACGAAGGTCTTGATGCCGGCCCGGTGCGCAGCCAGCACCTTCTCCTTGATGCCGCCAACCTCCAGCACGCGCCCGCGCAGGGTGACCTCGCCCGTCATGGCGACATCCTTACGAACGGGCATACGGCCCAGCGCCGACACCAGCGCCGTCGCCAGCGTCACGCCCGCCGAGGGGCCGTCCTTGGGCACCGCGCCCGAGGGCACGTGAATGTGGATGTTGTTCTCCTCGAAGACCTTGGGCGGCAGCTTGAAGCTGTCTGAGCGCGCACGCGCGTAGCTGAGGGCCGCCTGCGCCGACTCCTTCATCACGTCGCCGAGGGAGCCGGTGAGCGTCAGGTCGCCCTTGCCGTCGACCACGCTCACCTCGACGGAGAGCACGTCGCCGCCGACGGCCGTGCGCGCGACGCCCGTCGCGACGCCGACCTCGTCCTGCTCCTCGGCCGCGCCCCACGTGTACCGCGCCGGGCCGATTGCCTTGGCGAGGTAGCTCATCGTGATGCGGGTGGGCGGCTTGCCGCCGTCGGCGATGGTCTTCGCAACCTTGCGGTCCACACCGCCGATCTCCCGCTCCAGGTTCCGGACACCGGCCTCGTGGGTGTAGCCGCGAATGAGTTGCAGCAGCGGCTCCTCGCCCCACGCTACAGGCCTCTCGCCGAGCCCGTTCTCCTCCGCCTGCTTGGGCGCAAGGAAGCGTTGCGCAATGTGGATCTTCTCGTCCTCCGTGTACCCCGGAAGCTCCAGCACCTCAAGCCGGTCCCGCAGCGCCGGGATTATGGGGTCGAGCACGTTCGCCGTGGCGATGAAGAGCACCTTGGAGAGGTCGTAAGGGACCTCCAGGTAGTGGTCGCTGAATCCGTGGTTCTGCTCGGGGTCCAGTACTTCCAGCAGGGCCGACGACGGGTCGCCGCGGAAGTCCGAGCCCATCTTGTCTAGCTCGTCCAGCATGAAGACGGGGTTGACGACGCCCGCAGTCTTCATCGCCTGCACGATGCGCCCCGGAAGCGCGCCGACGTACGTGCGGCGATGCCCTCGCACCTCCGCCTCGTCGCGGACGCCGCCCAGGCTGACACGCACGAAGACGCGCCCCAGCGCCTCGGCGATGGAGCGCCCCAGCGACGTCTTGCCGACGCCCGGCGGCCCCACGAGGCAGAGCACCGGCGACCGCAGCTTGCCCGCCGAGAGCTTGCGGACTGCCATGTACTCCAGCAGGCGCTCCTTCACCTTCTGCAGGCCGTAGTGGTTCTTTTCCAGCACCTTTGCCGCATGGACCGTGTCCAGGTTGTCCTCAGTCGACTTGCTCCACGGCAGTGAGACCAGCCAGTCCAGGTAGTTTCGCAAGACCGAGGACTCCGGGGAGATGCTGGGGATCATGGCGAGCCTGTCCATCTCCTCCAGCGCCTTCTGCTCGGCCGCCTCCGGCATGCCCGCCTGCTCGATGCGGGTCCGCAGATCGTGGGCCTCCTTGTGCGTCGGGTCAACGTCTCGGAGCTGCTCCTGGATCATGCGGAGGTGCTCCCGGAGGATGTGCTCGCGCTGGGTCTTTTCCACCTCTTCCTGCACCGCCGACTGCATGCGGCTCTGCAGCCGGAGCACTTCCAGCTCGCGGGCCAGCAGCTTGTGTACATTCTCGATGCGTTCCTCCGGGTCGAGCGTCTCCAGCACCTTCTGCGCCTCCTCGCTGGGAAGCTGCAGCGAGTTGGCCACCTGGTCCGCGACCTCGCCGTTATTGACGGCGTTCAGGGCGGCGATGTAGTCCTCTTCGCCCAGGTGGTGCGACATCTTGACCGACTCGCCAAGAAGTTCAAGAACGGCCCGGCGGGCAGCTTCTGTCTCCATAGACTCGGTTGTGGACTCTTCCATGGGCAGCACAGCCCCCCGGTAGTAGGGTTCTGTCTCGGTGACGGATTCTATGCTGACGCGGTGGATGCCCTCGAGTACGACGCTTGCTGTGCCGTCGGGCATGCGCATGACGCGTTGGACGGTGGCCATCGTGCCGACCGTGTAGAGGTCGTCCGGGGTGAAGTCCCGCTCCTCGCGGTTCCGGCGACCCACAACAATGATCTTCTGGTCGCCCGCCATGGCGGCATCGACTGCGCGTTGAAAGATGGGACGAAAAACCATGACCTGTCCCATGACCCTGGGGAACACCACAACGTCCCGGCGCACCAGCATCGGGTACTCTTGGGGAATGGGCTTACGGCGGCGAGGACTCACGGACATGCCTCCTGCAGGGTTGGGATGCCTGGGCGTCAACAGAATGCGGCTTTCGGGAAGGGCGTATCTCCCTCAGTGTACCACGCCTGTTCGTGACACAGCGGGGACTTGTCCGTCAGCTCAGGATGAGGTTCACCATGCCGAGCAGGGAGGCGCAGACGACTATGAGCGTGACGCACCTGCGATAGTGCTCGGGCTTCAGCCTCCGCAGGGCGAAAGCCGCCAGCACGATGGAGAGTCCGAGAAACGGCAGCATGAAGAGGCCGGACAGCAGGGACTCGGCGTTCACCACGCCGTTGACCGCAAAGACGGTGATGGTCACCACCTCCAGCGCGACCAAGTAGGCGGCCAACACGGCCCGCATCGTCTGGACCGGCCATTGCTGGTTCACCAGCAGGAGCGCGACGGGCGGGCCGGAAATGCCCGACAAGGGAAAGACCAGGCCGCTCACCACACCGCCGGCCACCATCGCCGTGGACTCCCTTCGGATGTGGAGGCGCAGCCCGGCGAGGAGCGATATTCCGATGACAATGATGATTGAGGAAATGGTGACCTGCAGCGTCCGCTGATCGAGGATCGTCAGCAGCTGCGCCGCAAACGGGGCCACCACGCTGGCCGCGACGGCCAGAAGCGCCGCGTGCCGCCAGGGCACGTGCCGCCACGTCTGGCTCAGAATGATCAAGTCCTGCAGCAGAATCAGCGGTGCGATGAAGCCCACCACCTTGTCCGGTTCCATGACCAGCAGGAGAAGTGGCGTGCCAATAAGCGCAAAGCCGACGCCAAAGGTGATCTTGATGGCGGAGGCAAAGAGTATGATCAGGCCAACGAGTACCAGGGTTACGTCCAGCGGCATAGTTCACTATTCTACATGAGCAACTATGCGGGCGCGCCGCCTTCCGTGGATGCTTCACGGCCAATTGTGCCCGCGCGAATACCCGTGTTCAGTTGAGACTCGTTTCCCTTTACGCCCTCTTTGCCGAGGCGTATCCTATTCACTTGTATGCGGGACAAAGTCTCGCATCCCGGCAACGGCCAAAGAAGATACGGCGCGAAGCCGTAAACGCGTGTCCACGCCGTTTGAATCACGTGACAAAGTGAGTTGCGATGAGTAGCGCAGTCATAGACCGTGTGACCATTCCCATCGAAGGGCTGACGGACGATGAGGGCGCCGCCGAACTGGAAGACGCGCTTCGCGCCCTCCCCGGCGTTGCCGGCGTTTACCTGGACCTGGTGACCGCCGTCGCCGTCCTGGAGGTTTTCCCGAAGCATCCGCTGTCCCAGCAGGACCTGAGCCATGCCGTTGCATCTGCGGGTTTCGCCATCCCCATTGAGACCACCAACCTCAGCATTGGCGGGATGACCTGCGGCTCCTGCGTCATGCACGTGGAGCACGCGCTGAACGGCATTCAAGGTGTGCATAACGCCCGGGTCAACCTCGCCTCAGAGAAGGCGTCAGTGGACTTCATCGCGGGGATGGTGTCCCTCGACACACTGAAGGAAGCGGTGGAAGACGCCGGCTACCGCATGGAGGGCGTGGCCGCGAACTCCCTGGAAGGTGAGCACGAACGTCGGCAGGCGCGGGACCTTGAGGTCAGAGGGCTTCGCATCAAAGCGTTGGTTGCGTTGGCGCTGGGCGCCCTTATATTGATCGGCAGCCTCGACACCATCTTTACCTGGGCCCCAGAGTTCCTGCAGTCCAAGTACGTGCTCTGGGGCCTCGCGACGCCCGTCGTCGTCTGGGCCGGCGGCGGCTTCTTTATATCGGGATTCGGGGTGCTGCGGTTCAGGACCGCCAACATGTTCACGCTCATCTCCATCGGAGTCGGCGCCGCCTACCTGTACAGCGTTTTCATCGTGCTCTTCCCCAATTACTTCATCGCCCGGGACATGCCCACCACCCTCTTCTTTGACAC contains:
- a CDS encoding sulfite exporter TauE/SafE family protein, with protein sequence MPLDVTLVLVGLIILFASAIKITFGVGFALIGTPLLLLVMEPDKVVGFIAPLILLQDLIILSQTWRHVPWRHAALLAVAASVVAPFAAQLLTILDQRTLQVTISSIIIVIGISLLAGLRLHIRRESTAMVAGGVVSGLVFPLSGISGPPVALLLVNQQWPVQTMRAVLAAYLVALEVVTITVFAVNGVVNAESLLSGLFMLPFLGLSIVLAAFALRRLKPEHYRRCVTLIVVCASLLGMVNLILS
- the tatA gene encoding twin-arginine translocase TatA/TatE family subunit; its protein translation is MFGLFRGGFGLPEIILVLFIVLLLFGATRLPQLAKSMGSAIKEFRKAAGPSLDEGAPDTTTRRTRSKKA
- the lon gene encoding endopeptidase La; translated protein: MSVSPRRRKPIPQEYPMLVRRDVVVFPRVMGQVMVFRPIFQRAVDAAMAGDQKIIVVGRRNREERDFTPDDLYTVGTMATVQRVMRMPDGTASVVLEGIHRVSIESVTETEPYYRGAVLPMEESTTESMETEAARRAVLELLGESVKMSHHLGEEDYIAALNAVNNGEVADQVANSLQLPSEEAQKVLETLDPEERIENVHKLLARELEVLRLQSRMQSAVQEEVEKTQREHILREHLRMIQEQLRDVDPTHKEAHDLRTRIEQAGMPEAAEQKALEEMDRLAMIPSISPESSVLRNYLDWLVSLPWSKSTEDNLDTVHAAKVLEKNHYGLQKVKERLLEYMAVRKLSAGKLRSPVLCLVGPPGVGKTSLGRSIAEALGRVFVRVSLGGVRDEAEVRGHRRTYVGALPGRIVQAMKTAGVVNPVFMLDELDKMGSDFRGDPSSALLEVLDPEQNHGFSDHYLEVPYDLSKVLFIATANVLDPIIPALRDRLEVLELPGYTEDEKIHIAQRFLAPKQAEENGLGERPVAWGEEPLLQLIRGYTHEAGVRNLEREIGGVDRKVAKTIADGGKPPTRITMSYLAKAIGPARYTWGAAEEQDEVGVATGVARTAVGGDVLSVEVSVVDGKGDLTLTGSLGDVMKESAQAALSYARARSDSFKLPPKVFEENNIHIHVPSGAVPKDGPSAGVTLATALVSALGRMPVRKDVAMTGEVTLRGRVLEVGGIKEKVLAAHRAGIKTFVLPKKNNRDLEDVPTQVRRTLTFVPVENMDEVLAVALLPVVRPEA